One window of Oncorhynchus masou masou isolate Uvic2021 chromosome 28, UVic_Omas_1.1, whole genome shotgun sequence genomic DNA carries:
- the LOC135517161 gene encoding hepatocyte nuclear factor 4-gamma-like isoform X2 encodes MDVANYSEGLDPTYSSLGFEHADILYGGGDSMPAELGLSQADVVDGNCAICGDKATGKHYGASSCDGCKGFFRRSIRKNHIYSCRFNRQCVVDKDKRNQCRFCRLHQCFRAGMKKEAVQNERDRISSRRSIQDNQDLLPIAVLAQAESLSQHINVSSPRGAVDVSEQKSAGVGDVCDSMRQQLLVLVEWAKYIPAFGELPLDDQVSLLRAHAGEHLLLGVAKRSMPFKDFLLLGNGCVIHGSSAQPEIGRVANRVLGELVLPFQDIQIDDNEYAALKALVFFDPDAKSLRDPSKIKAMRLQVQMSLEDYINDRQYDSRGRFGELLLLLPTLQSITWQLIEQLQFVKLCGLAKIDNLLQEMLLGGLASEPAHLHQPGHTQLAQDPLPGHTLVISAMPATHTSQTASPDTPIPSPPQGP; translated from the exons ATGGATGTAGCCAACTACAGTGAGGGACTGGACCCAACGTACAGCAGCCTGGGCTTTGAACACGCTGACATCCTCTATGGTGGGGGAG ACAGTATGCCAGCGGAGCTGGGCCTGTCCCAGGCAGATGTAGTGGACGGTAACTGTGCTATCTGTGGAGACAAAGCTACAGGGAAACACTATGGAGCTTCCAGCTGTGACGGATGTAAAGGGTTCTTCAGACGTTCCATACGCAAGAACCACATCTACTCCtgcag GTTTAACCGTCAGTGTGTGGTCGACAAGGACAAGAGGAACCAGTGTCGGTTCTGCAGGCTCCACCAGTGTTTCAGAGCTGGCATGAAGAAGGAAG cgGTTCAGAATGAAAGAGATCGTATCAGCTCCAGAAGAAGCATTCAGGACAATCAGGATCTCCTACCTATCGCTGTTCTTGCCCAGGCGGAGTCCCTGTCTcaacat atCAATGTATCCAGTCCCAGGGGTGCAGTAGATGTGTCAGAACAGAAGTCAGCTGGTGTGGGGGATGTCTGTGACTCCATGAGACAACAGCTGCTTGTGTTGGTGGAATGGGCCAAGTACATTCCTGCCTTCGGAGAGCTGCCCCTGGACGACCAG gtgAGTCTGCTCAGAGCTCATGCAGGGGAACACCTTCTACTTGGGGTCGCCAAGAGGTCAATGCCTTTTAAGGACTTCCTGCTTCTTG gtaaTGGGTGTGTGATCCATGGCAGCAGTGCGCAGCCAGAGATTGGCCGCGTAGCTAACCGTGTTCTAGGTGAGCTGGTCCTGCCCTTCCAGGACATCCAGATAGACGACAATGAGTATGCTGCTCTCAAGGCACTCGTCTTCTTTGACCCTG ATGCCAAGTCTCTGCGTGACCCGTCTAAGATCAAGGCGATGCGTCTGCAGGTCCAGATGAGTCTAGAGGACTATATTAACGACCGTCAGTATGACTCCAGAGGGAGGTTTGGagagctgctgctactgctgcctaCTCTACAGTCCATCACCTGGCAGTTGATAGAACAACTGCAGTTTGTTAAACTCTGTGGCCTGGCCAAGATAGACAACCTACTGCAGGAGATGCTGCTGGGAG GTCTGGCATCAGAGCCCGCCCACCTGCACCAACCAGGCCACACCCAGTTAGCCCAGGACCCTTTGCCTGGACACACACTGGTCATCAGCGCCATGCCTGCTACACACACTTCTCAGACAG cgtctccagacactcctatcccatctcctcctcagggTCCATAG
- the LOC135517161 gene encoding hepatocyte nuclear factor 4-gamma-like isoform X1: MDVANYSEGLDPTYSSLGFEHADILYGGGDSMPAELGLSQADVVDGNCAICGDKATGKHYGASSCDGCKGFFRRSIRKNHIYSCRFNRQCVVDKDKRNQCRFCRLHQCFRAGMKKEAVQNERDRISSRRSIQDNQDLLPIAVLAQAESLSQHINVSSPRGAVDVSEQKSAGVGDVCDSMRQQLLVLVEWAKYIPAFGELPLDDQVSLLRAHAGEHLLLGVAKRSMPFKDFLLLGNGCVIHGSSAQPEIGRVANRVLGELVLPFQDIQIDDNEYAALKALVFFDPDAKSLRDPSKIKAMRLQVQMSLEDYINDRQYDSRGRFGELLLLLPTLQSITWQLIEQLQFVKLCGLAKIDNLLQEMLLGGGCLASEPAHLHQPGHTQLAQDPLPGHTLVISAMPATHTSQTASPDTPIPSPPQGP; this comes from the exons ATGGATGTAGCCAACTACAGTGAGGGACTGGACCCAACGTACAGCAGCCTGGGCTTTGAACACGCTGACATCCTCTATGGTGGGGGAG ACAGTATGCCAGCGGAGCTGGGCCTGTCCCAGGCAGATGTAGTGGACGGTAACTGTGCTATCTGTGGAGACAAAGCTACAGGGAAACACTATGGAGCTTCCAGCTGTGACGGATGTAAAGGGTTCTTCAGACGTTCCATACGCAAGAACCACATCTACTCCtgcag GTTTAACCGTCAGTGTGTGGTCGACAAGGACAAGAGGAACCAGTGTCGGTTCTGCAGGCTCCACCAGTGTTTCAGAGCTGGCATGAAGAAGGAAG cgGTTCAGAATGAAAGAGATCGTATCAGCTCCAGAAGAAGCATTCAGGACAATCAGGATCTCCTACCTATCGCTGTTCTTGCCCAGGCGGAGTCCCTGTCTcaacat atCAATGTATCCAGTCCCAGGGGTGCAGTAGATGTGTCAGAACAGAAGTCAGCTGGTGTGGGGGATGTCTGTGACTCCATGAGACAACAGCTGCTTGTGTTGGTGGAATGGGCCAAGTACATTCCTGCCTTCGGAGAGCTGCCCCTGGACGACCAG gtgAGTCTGCTCAGAGCTCATGCAGGGGAACACCTTCTACTTGGGGTCGCCAAGAGGTCAATGCCTTTTAAGGACTTCCTGCTTCTTG gtaaTGGGTGTGTGATCCATGGCAGCAGTGCGCAGCCAGAGATTGGCCGCGTAGCTAACCGTGTTCTAGGTGAGCTGGTCCTGCCCTTCCAGGACATCCAGATAGACGACAATGAGTATGCTGCTCTCAAGGCACTCGTCTTCTTTGACCCTG ATGCCAAGTCTCTGCGTGACCCGTCTAAGATCAAGGCGATGCGTCTGCAGGTCCAGATGAGTCTAGAGGACTATATTAACGACCGTCAGTATGACTCCAGAGGGAGGTTTGGagagctgctgctactgctgcctaCTCTACAGTCCATCACCTGGCAGTTGATAGAACAACTGCAGTTTGTTAAACTCTGTGGCCTGGCCAAGATAGACAACCTACTGCAGGAGATGCTGCTGGGAGGTGGCT GTCTGGCATCAGAGCCCGCCCACCTGCACCAACCAGGCCACACCCAGTTAGCCCAGGACCCTTTGCCTGGACACACACTGGTCATCAGCGCCATGCCTGCTACACACACTTCTCAGACAG cgtctccagacactcctatcccatctcctcctcagggTCCATAG
- the LOC135517161 gene encoding hepatocyte nuclear factor 4-gamma-like isoform X4 produces MPAELGLSQADVVDGNCAICGDKATGKHYGASSCDGCKGFFRRSIRKNHIYSCRFNRQCVVDKDKRNQCRFCRLHQCFRAGMKKEAVQNERDRISSRRSIQDNQDLLPIAVLAQAESLSQHINVSSPRGAVDVSEQKSAGVGDVCDSMRQQLLVLVEWAKYIPAFGELPLDDQVSLLRAHAGEHLLLGVAKRSMPFKDFLLLGNGCVIHGSSAQPEIGRVANRVLGELVLPFQDIQIDDNEYAALKALVFFDPDAKSLRDPSKIKAMRLQVQMSLEDYINDRQYDSRGRFGELLLLLPTLQSITWQLIEQLQFVKLCGLAKIDNLLQEMLLGGGCLASEPAHLHQPGHTQLAQDPLPGHTLVISAMPATHTSQTASPDTPIPSPPQGP; encoded by the exons ATGCCAGCGGAGCTGGGCCTGTCCCAGGCAGATGTAGTGGACGGTAACTGTGCTATCTGTGGAGACAAAGCTACAGGGAAACACTATGGAGCTTCCAGCTGTGACGGATGTAAAGGGTTCTTCAGACGTTCCATACGCAAGAACCACATCTACTCCtgcag GTTTAACCGTCAGTGTGTGGTCGACAAGGACAAGAGGAACCAGTGTCGGTTCTGCAGGCTCCACCAGTGTTTCAGAGCTGGCATGAAGAAGGAAG cgGTTCAGAATGAAAGAGATCGTATCAGCTCCAGAAGAAGCATTCAGGACAATCAGGATCTCCTACCTATCGCTGTTCTTGCCCAGGCGGAGTCCCTGTCTcaacat atCAATGTATCCAGTCCCAGGGGTGCAGTAGATGTGTCAGAACAGAAGTCAGCTGGTGTGGGGGATGTCTGTGACTCCATGAGACAACAGCTGCTTGTGTTGGTGGAATGGGCCAAGTACATTCCTGCCTTCGGAGAGCTGCCCCTGGACGACCAG gtgAGTCTGCTCAGAGCTCATGCAGGGGAACACCTTCTACTTGGGGTCGCCAAGAGGTCAATGCCTTTTAAGGACTTCCTGCTTCTTG gtaaTGGGTGTGTGATCCATGGCAGCAGTGCGCAGCCAGAGATTGGCCGCGTAGCTAACCGTGTTCTAGGTGAGCTGGTCCTGCCCTTCCAGGACATCCAGATAGACGACAATGAGTATGCTGCTCTCAAGGCACTCGTCTTCTTTGACCCTG ATGCCAAGTCTCTGCGTGACCCGTCTAAGATCAAGGCGATGCGTCTGCAGGTCCAGATGAGTCTAGAGGACTATATTAACGACCGTCAGTATGACTCCAGAGGGAGGTTTGGagagctgctgctactgctgcctaCTCTACAGTCCATCACCTGGCAGTTGATAGAACAACTGCAGTTTGTTAAACTCTGTGGCCTGGCCAAGATAGACAACCTACTGCAGGAGATGCTGCTGGGAGGTGGCT GTCTGGCATCAGAGCCCGCCCACCTGCACCAACCAGGCCACACCCAGTTAGCCCAGGACCCTTTGCCTGGACACACACTGGTCATCAGCGCCATGCCTGCTACACACACTTCTCAGACAG cgtctccagacactcctatcccatctcctcctcagggTCCATAG
- the LOC135517161 gene encoding hepatocyte nuclear factor 4-gamma-like isoform X3 gives MDVANYSEGLDPTYSSLGFEHADILYGGGDSMPAELGLSQADVVDGNCAICGDKATGKHYGASSCDGCKGFFRRSIRKNHIYSCRFNRQCVVDKDKRNQCRFCRLHQCFRAGMKKEAVQNERDRISSRRSIQDNQDLLPIAVLAQAESLSQHINVSSPRGAVDVSEQKSAGVGDVCDSMRQQLLVLVEWAKYIPAFGELPLDDQVSLLRAHAGEHLLLGVAKRSMPFKDFLLLGNGCVIHGSSAQPEIGRVANRVLGELVLPFQDIQIDDNEYAALKALVFFDPDAKSLRDPSKIKAMRLQVQMSLEDYINDRQYDSRGRFGELLLLLPTLQSITWQLIEQLQFVKLCGLAKIDNLLQEMLLGGGCLASEPAHLHQPGHTQLAQDPLPGHTLVISAMPATHTSQTGRLVENTFI, from the exons ATGGATGTAGCCAACTACAGTGAGGGACTGGACCCAACGTACAGCAGCCTGGGCTTTGAACACGCTGACATCCTCTATGGTGGGGGAG ACAGTATGCCAGCGGAGCTGGGCCTGTCCCAGGCAGATGTAGTGGACGGTAACTGTGCTATCTGTGGAGACAAAGCTACAGGGAAACACTATGGAGCTTCCAGCTGTGACGGATGTAAAGGGTTCTTCAGACGTTCCATACGCAAGAACCACATCTACTCCtgcag GTTTAACCGTCAGTGTGTGGTCGACAAGGACAAGAGGAACCAGTGTCGGTTCTGCAGGCTCCACCAGTGTTTCAGAGCTGGCATGAAGAAGGAAG cgGTTCAGAATGAAAGAGATCGTATCAGCTCCAGAAGAAGCATTCAGGACAATCAGGATCTCCTACCTATCGCTGTTCTTGCCCAGGCGGAGTCCCTGTCTcaacat atCAATGTATCCAGTCCCAGGGGTGCAGTAGATGTGTCAGAACAGAAGTCAGCTGGTGTGGGGGATGTCTGTGACTCCATGAGACAACAGCTGCTTGTGTTGGTGGAATGGGCCAAGTACATTCCTGCCTTCGGAGAGCTGCCCCTGGACGACCAG gtgAGTCTGCTCAGAGCTCATGCAGGGGAACACCTTCTACTTGGGGTCGCCAAGAGGTCAATGCCTTTTAAGGACTTCCTGCTTCTTG gtaaTGGGTGTGTGATCCATGGCAGCAGTGCGCAGCCAGAGATTGGCCGCGTAGCTAACCGTGTTCTAGGTGAGCTGGTCCTGCCCTTCCAGGACATCCAGATAGACGACAATGAGTATGCTGCTCTCAAGGCACTCGTCTTCTTTGACCCTG ATGCCAAGTCTCTGCGTGACCCGTCTAAGATCAAGGCGATGCGTCTGCAGGTCCAGATGAGTCTAGAGGACTATATTAACGACCGTCAGTATGACTCCAGAGGGAGGTTTGGagagctgctgctactgctgcctaCTCTACAGTCCATCACCTGGCAGTTGATAGAACAACTGCAGTTTGTTAAACTCTGTGGCCTGGCCAAGATAGACAACCTACTGCAGGAGATGCTGCTGGGAGGTGGCT GTCTGGCATCAGAGCCCGCCCACCTGCACCAACCAGGCCACACCCAGTTAGCCCAGGACCCTTTGCCTGGACACACACTGGTCATCAGCGCCATGCCTGCTACACACACTTCTCAGACAG gtaggctagttgagaacacctttatttaa